The Leptolyngbya sp. 'hensonii' genomic interval GTAAAAGAACGGTACGGGGCAGATTTCCCCCAGAAAGTTCAGACGGCCCTGCAAAAGCTGAATCCTGACGTGCCAGAACAAAAAGAGTTGCTGGAGCTGTTTGGGGCCAAAAAGTTTATTCCCACCGAAAACACCAACTATGCCCAAATTGAAAAAATTGGTCGGGAAATCGGCAAAATCAAATAATCCCCATGGTGGCACCCATTCTGGAATTGAAACAGGTTAGTCAACAATTTGGTTCCTTTCAGGCCCTGTCGGGGATTAATCTCCAGATTAATCCGGGCGATCGGGTGGCTCTGATTGGTCCCAGCGGTGCGGGCAAAAGTACCCTGATTCGGCTCCTGAACGGCACCCTGCTCCCCAGTCAGGGGGAAGTCTGGGCATTGGGACGCAACTTGAGCTCCCTCCCTCCCCGTCGCTTACGGCAGGTGCAGCAGCAGATGGGAACGATCTACCAGCAGTTTCATCTGGTGGATAATCTGGCAGTCGTTCACAATGTCAATGCGGGCCATTTAGGCCGATGGTCTTTCTGCAAGGCGCTGGCATCCCTGATCTGGCCGCTAGAGACAGAAGCAGCGGCAGCAGCCCTGGCGCGGGTCGGCATTCCTGAAAAGCTGTTTGTTCGCACCGATCGACTGTCCGGTGGGCAGCAACAGCGGGTTGCCCTGGCGCGGGTGCTAATCCAGAATCCAGCGGTGATCCTGGCGGATGAACCAATCTCTAACCTGGATCCTGAGCTGAGTCGGGAGGTGATGGACTTGCTCCGAGAGTTGAGCCAGGAGGCAGGCCGTACCCTGGTTGCCAGTTTGCATGCGGTGGAGTTTGCCTGTAGTCATTTCCAGCGGCTCATTGGTCTGCGTCAGGGTCGGGTCTGTTTTGATGTCCCCTCCGATCGGGTGTCGCCGGATATGATTGCTGATTTGTATCGGATGGAGGCGTGATAAATCCTGTCATAGCATTGGGTTGAAAGACGCGATAAATCGCGTCTGTACTTTGGGTTGGGTATGGCGTATTGGATGCGGTCTCCTCTGATGGTCTGGGGTCTGGGTACCCTGGGGGTGGTTATTCTTTGCCTGGGCTATGCCGGTGTTTTCCAGGGCGAAATTATCAATCCTGGGGGTTGGGGGCAAGTCTGGCAATTCATCGCTGCTAGCGCTCAACCTGATCTCAGTCCTGAACTGCTGCGAGTAACCGGGAAGGCAACCCTGGTTACCCTGTCCTATGCAGTCTGTGGCACCTTCCTGAATCTCCTCTTGGCGATCGGTGGGGGCCTCCTCTCTTCTGAGGTCTGGTGGCTGTCTGTGTTTCCCGATCGCAGCAGGGGTCGTCCCCCTGCCCTCTGGCTGGGCGTACGGGCCTTGCTGGCAATTCCCCGCGCCATCCATGAACTGGTGTGGGGATTGTTCTTTGTCAATATCTGGGGATTGGACCCTCTGGGAGCCATTCTGGCGATCGGGATTCCGTTTGGGGCGATTACGGCGAAGGTGTTTGCAGATATTCTTGATGAAACACCCCGCCAGGCCCTGACGGTTTTGCTCAACAGTGGGGTAGCTGCACCATCGGCTTTTGCCTACAGCCTGATTCCCCAGGCGTTCTTAAACCTGCTGTCCTACACCTTTTATCGGTTCGAATGTTCGATCCGGTCTGCTGCGGTGCTGGGGATTATCGGCGCAGGGGGCCTGGGTTACGAAATCCTGCTCAGTCTACAATCTCTTCAGTATCGCCAACTCTGGACACTGATTGATGCCCTAATTATTCTGAATGGGCTGGTTGACTTTGGCAGTGCCTGGTTGCGTCAACAGTTGGGCTGTCCCAACCGGATGGACTTGACCGTTCATGCCCCCAACCGAACAGTGGGGGAAACCCGATCGCCCTATCTGCTGCTCCCGGTGCTCCTACTGGTCCCTATTTGCTTCTGGTATCTCCATCCTAACGTCGCCCATCTCTGGGCTCCCCGAACTGGGAAATTGCTGACCCAGATCGTGCAGGCATCTCTGCCCCCTGATTTCAGTCTGGTGCCCCAACTCCTCCCCCTGTCCCTGCAAACTCTGGCAATGTCTGTACCTGCGATCGCCGTGGCTGCCTTGGGGGGACTGATCCTGGCGTTTCCGGCAGCGCACAACCTATTTCTGCCGGGGGGGATCCTCCATCGCAGC includes:
- a CDS encoding ABC transporter permease subunit, which produces MRSPLMVWGLGTLGVVILCLGYAGVFQGEIINPGGWGQVWQFIAASAQPDLSPELLRVTGKATLVTLSYAVCGTFLNLLLAIGGGLLSSEVWWLSVFPDRSRGRPPALWLGVRALLAIPRAIHELVWGLFFVNIWGLDPLGAILAIGIPFGAITAKVFADILDETPRQALTVLLNSGVAAPSAFAYSLIPQAFLNLLSYTFYRFECSIRSAAVLGIIGAGGLGYEILLSLQSLQYRQLWTLIDALIILNGLVDFGSAWLRQQLGCPNRMDLTVHAPNRTVGETRSPYLLLPVLLLVPICFWYLHPNVAHLWAPRTGKLLTQIVQASLPPDFSLVPQLLPLSLQTLAMSVPAIAVAALGGLILAFPAAHNLFLPGGILHRSRSGIGGRSGAWGLLLLARMILLLCRAIPAPIWALVILFVFFPGILPGALALGLHNLGILGRLLAEVIENLDQRPLEALQAQGSPPSLLFLYGVLPLTLPRFLAYALYRWEVCMRETVIVGVVGAGGLGQLLTEQLSSFDYRGVVTTLGCLVLLTFSVDWFSGMMRRSLR
- a CDS encoding phosphonate ABC transporter ATP-binding protein, which produces MVAPILELKQVSQQFGSFQALSGINLQINPGDRVALIGPSGAGKSTLIRLLNGTLLPSQGEVWALGRNLSSLPPRRLRQVQQQMGTIYQQFHLVDNLAVVHNVNAGHLGRWSFCKALASLIWPLETEAAAAALARVGIPEKLFVRTDRLSGGQQQRVALARVLIQNPAVILADEPISNLDPELSREVMDLLRELSQEAGRTLVASLHAVEFACSHFQRLIGLRQGRVCFDVPSDRVSPDMIADLYRMEA